A part of Chloroflexota bacterium genomic DNA contains:
- a CDS encoding SDR family oxidoreductase gives MFNLKSADNTEIIRWVNTLGAHGLNQLSVLTTQGRDIEEMWKRRDAMSPIGRQGEGWDTANAATFLNSDEAKYITGTTLIVDGGISQTIRSW, from the coding sequence ATGTTCAACCTTAAGTCAGCCGATAACACAGAAATAATCAGATGGGTCAATACTCTAGGTGCCCATGGACTCAACCAGCTAAGTGTTTTGACCACGCAGGGAAGGGATATCGAGGAAATGTGGAAGAGGCGGGACGCCATGTCGCCTATCGGGAGGCAGGGCGAAGGCTGGGACACCGCCAACGCTGCTACGTTCCTGAACTCTGACGAGGCGAAATACATCACCGGAACCACCTTGATAGTTGATGGCGGTATCTCGCAGACGATCCGGTCATGGTGA